CCGCCGGAGAGAGCGGCGATAAATAGGGGTAGCGCCCCATCATCACAAATTCAAAAACGGAGAGCGGGAACTCGATATCGTGTGTTTGCGGGACATAGCTGACCTGTTTAGCGAGCTCACGGCTGCTGGAGGATTTGCATTCTTGTCCGCTGATTGTTGCGGTGCCGGCATACGGATACATACCAAGCAGACAGCGCATCAGGGTGGTTTTTCCGGCGCCGTTCGGGCCGATGATTGAAACATATTCTCCGGCGGCAACTGTCAGTGAAACACCGCGCAGAATTTGCACGCCGTTTAACTCAAGTTTCAGAGAATCAATTTGAATTACATTCACGGATGGCCTCGGTCAGATCGCGAAGAAGCAGAACAAAACGCGGTCCCGGTGTCCACGCATATTCATTGGTCATTGTCACGGTGCGGGTTTTCCATTTGTGCAGCGAGGCGCTGCCCATATCCGAAAGAATATCAACAATCAGATCGGGATTCAGCACTTCGAGTCCGTCGGCGGAAATTTCGGGATAGCGCGCCGGCGATTGGATCGCGCCGGCATTGCGTCCGCCGGCGGCGCGAATGATGTCATCATAAAATGTATCTTTTCCGGCGACGTACATGCGCCCAAACGTTTCATCGCGTGCAACACAAACTAAAATTGCCGGCGCATTTTCAGTCGCCGGTTGTTTCAGCGCTTCATATTCATGTTTCAGTTCGCCGTATAATTTTTCTGCAGCAGCTGTGGCATGAACCGCGCGGCCGATCGCCGGAATTGAATCGAGGATCTCATCAATTTTTTCGTGCGTTACGCTCAGAAAAGGAATGCCCAGTTGTTTTAACGGTGCCGCAATTTCGCTTTGAAATGAAAGTCCAATGACAATGTCCGGACGGAGCGCAACGATCATTTCCCAATTAGGATCGTACAGTCCGCCGATTGCCGGTTTTTCTTTTATCTCAGGCGGATAAACCGAATAGCGGCTCACGCCGACTACCTGATTTTCAAGGCCGAGTCCGCACAGAACTTCGGCAACGCTCGGTGCCAGCGCAACGATACGCATGTCGCCGGATTTTTTTTCCGGCGCTTTTCCGCAGGCGGTGAGAAATAAAATTGAAAATAAAACAATA
Above is a genomic segment from Kiritimatiellales bacterium containing:
- a CDS encoding helical backbone metal receptor, with translation MKWVFKVDATSSSRFGRALSPLSADGKTGGKGLPSLPFIVLFSILFLTACGKAPEKKSGDMRIVALAPSVAEVLCGLGLENQVVGVSRYSVYPPEIKEKPAIGGLYDPNWEMIVALRPDIVIGLSFQSEIAAPLKQLGIPFLSVTHEKIDEILDSIPAIGRAVHATAAAEKLYGELKHEYEALKQPATENAPAILVCVARDETFGRMYVAGKDTFYDDIIRAAGGRNAGAIQSPARYPEISADGLEVLNPDLIVDILSDMGSASLHKWKTRTVTMTNEYAWTPGPRFVLLLRDLTEAIRECNSN